One window of the Microbulbifer sp. Q7 genome contains the following:
- a CDS encoding response regulator transcription factor, whose translation MNNAENIASCAAAADNDSKPQTYRILLLEDDTQLAELIVRFLTERHCEVTYAASGSDFMKAIHHKDYDLIIADVVLPDASGFRLLEQFRSQLSCPLIFLSALSSVDDQVAGLRLGANDYLVKPVDPHLLWAKIETHLRATKGHAPASSSIEFGPLRVDLVSRQATVNDQPLPLTTNEFDLLQIFAEQPVCLLSREYLFRRVIGREFDGLDRVIDMRVSRLRKKLDAIPHGVAIQSIRGRGYSLTTVHSTS comes from the coding sequence ATGAATAACGCAGAAAACATCGCAAGCTGCGCCGCAGCGGCCGATAACGACAGCAAACCACAAACTTACCGGATATTACTGCTTGAAGACGACACTCAGCTGGCCGAGCTGATTGTGCGATTTCTCACTGAACGTCACTGCGAAGTGACTTATGCAGCCAGCGGCAGTGATTTCATGAAAGCGATCCATCACAAGGATTACGACCTGATCATTGCGGATGTGGTGCTGCCGGATGCCAGCGGCTTTCGCCTGCTGGAACAGTTTCGCAGTCAGTTGAGCTGCCCACTGATTTTCCTCAGCGCGCTCAGCTCCGTCGACGATCAGGTTGCGGGTTTACGACTCGGCGCCAACGACTACCTGGTAAAACCCGTCGATCCACATCTGTTGTGGGCAAAAATTGAAACGCACCTGCGCGCTACGAAAGGGCATGCGCCAGCCAGCTCCAGTATTGAGTTTGGCCCCCTGCGCGTCGACCTTGTGAGCCGCCAAGCCACGGTAAACGATCAGCCCTTGCCGCTCACTACCAACGAGTTCGACCTGCTGCAGATCTTCGCTGAACAACCGGTGTGCCTGTTGAGTCGCGAATACCTGTTCCGTCGCGTTATCGGACGGGAATTTGACGGGCTGGATCGTGTGATCGACATGCGCGTAAGCCGCTTGCGAAAAAAACTCGATGCAATCCCTCATGGTGTTGCCATACAGTCCATTCGCGGCCGGGGCTATTCCCTCACTACCGTTCACAGTACTTCCTGA
- a CDS encoding DUF3019 domain-containing protein — protein MKLNVLMLLLALVPGLTTGAELRVTPSMCALDESEDQCRVLVRLNFDADDEARYCLSIVGRGLVRCFFGDSEDLNVYVNSPEDIRFQVTADESGKSVAAAVLKVAQYQPKRHRRRYGWGLL, from the coding sequence ATGAAGCTGAATGTTCTGATGCTGTTGCTTGCTCTGGTGCCCGGCCTGACAACGGGTGCAGAGTTACGGGTTACACCCAGCATGTGCGCACTCGATGAAAGTGAGGACCAGTGCAGAGTGCTAGTAAGGCTGAATTTCGATGCGGACGACGAAGCCCGTTACTGCCTGTCGATTGTCGGCCGCGGCCTGGTGCGCTGCTTCTTTGGGGACAGCGAAGACCTCAACGTCTACGTCAATAGCCCCGAGGATATTCGCTTTCAGGTGACCGCAGACGAAAGCGGCAAAAGCGTTGCCGCCGCCGTGCTCAAGGTCGCCCAGTATCAACCCAAGCGCCATCGCCGCCGATACGGCTGGGGGCTCCTGTGA
- a CDS encoding MipA/OmpV family protein: MIRSTTLLPLILLSALTLGVTQARAAEPAAVPTHEWKISLAGGYGFLENPIAGKQDAETHVLPSFSYYGKRFFVSNLTVGYSLLENERVYLDLVARPNEDGLFFQLDKNNAASNGLITSWLTQFQAADPADVERKVSLVGGPSVTLVSDWVDVSFSWFHDLSNVHHGSETHLSFDKQYPLFGGAVGFGVGAVQKDMDLVSYYYQFTEEEAGVFYSRYAQRYPAADATDTYARLHFSYPLGKHLELRLAARYNDYDEAGRNLRFIENPHTLSWFAGLQYSFGSGH, encoded by the coding sequence ATGATCAGAAGTACAACACTACTCCCGCTGATTCTGCTCAGTGCCCTTACCTTGGGTGTTACCCAAGCCCGGGCCGCCGAGCCGGCGGCTGTGCCGACACATGAGTGGAAGATCAGCCTGGCCGGTGGTTACGGTTTTCTGGAAAACCCGATCGCCGGAAAGCAGGATGCCGAAACCCATGTACTACCTTCCTTCAGCTACTACGGAAAACGTTTCTTTGTAAGTAACCTGACTGTTGGCTATAGCCTGCTGGAAAACGAGCGCGTTTACCTGGACCTGGTGGCGCGCCCCAATGAAGATGGACTCTTCTTTCAGCTGGACAAGAACAATGCCGCCAGCAATGGCCTGATTACCAGTTGGCTGACCCAGTTCCAAGCCGCAGACCCCGCAGATGTGGAACGCAAAGTCTCCCTCGTCGGCGGCCCCAGTGTGACTCTGGTTTCGGACTGGGTGGACGTTTCCTTCTCCTGGTTCCACGACCTGAGCAACGTGCACCACGGCAGCGAAACCCATTTGAGCTTCGATAAGCAGTACCCACTGTTTGGCGGCGCTGTAGGCTTTGGCGTTGGCGCGGTCCAGAAAGACATGGACCTGGTGAGCTACTACTACCAGTTCACCGAAGAGGAAGCGGGGGTCTTCTACAGCCGCTACGCGCAAAGATATCCGGCAGCCGACGCCACCGATACCTACGCGCGGCTGCACTTTTCCTACCCTCTGGGCAAGCACCTGGAGCTGCGCCTGGCGGCGCGCTATAACGATTACGATGAAGCGGGAAGAAACCTGCGTTTTATCGAGAATCCGCACACACTCAGCTGGTTTGCAGGCCTCCAGTACTCATTTGGCAGTGGGCACTGA
- a CDS encoding TonB-dependent siderophore receptor — MFEKKRLSLCVAAVLGLAVAMPLHAQEAAADQQKAESGKEEKKEQRSGKVQNAEEGLIVRGSEAIETVVVTGSLIPRSTFDGPDPMTVIDEEDMKKRGLTTVAEVIDSMAANNGYTEGSSGNLLSGFTVGASEANLRGLGSGRTLVLVNGRRIADYPLPFGGEQNGADLGTIPGTAMSRVEVLTGSASAIYGSDAVGGVINVITKRDMEQTLVTANVGAFEDGYGFNKDLSFVTGKAFERGSVTVSLEQRTANAISADEVEYLDDRRFQVTGIGANIQDFENGYTGAVSPLGYSCEENGLITTETFSEDGATRCNFDASRGIAMSSDLDRTSAFVDGRYQFTDNIQGFATVLMSKQDVGSSVSASNWSGRVINADFTKAVDIGRSFSHDLGYTTSSYDQEMWTLMMGLEGEVELGDNTWSWDVGYSKARYNMTQQYGAIREEVLREWFMDGASEVNELAPNIYQVDNSFFESQLVDNIFRDASVDRDALMGKATTFASSSADSISFKVVGELSDFGVLYNPVTMAIVTDWASQSTAINPDERSLNLDGNGWLNVGAIEAGGSRDRSAIGAEFLIPVVEDLELTFATRMDRYDDSTAIGGRNTSSLKFLYSPFDTLKFRGSYAQTFRAPDMFNIYGESTGYQVVTDLLGGDCFDGENFTGACPSYNVVSTRRGRDDLEEESGKDMGLGLIFTPTNNVNVALDWYKVRLNDLVVTESAFGLMETEWRCASGTLQDSSRLCEDVSNRVVRDATGRVESIIIEPQNNAYTELQGLDATVNATFDSVQYGNFGVQLKYVNTLSYDWLQFEGDAPIDMSSGLPGQSVPSTRTNMTFSWSNPLTAFETVGAALFIQRQGRVNNFTGTNAMEPHYTANLSAFYQASARLNMGLTVQNLTKAMPTTDSSSPRWPYYWSHLQSPLGRSVNVSFSYFLSN; from the coding sequence ATGTTTGAGAAAAAGAGACTCTCGCTTTGCGTAGCGGCGGTGCTCGGGCTGGCGGTCGCCATGCCGCTGCACGCCCAAGAGGCTGCTGCCGACCAGCAGAAAGCCGAAAGCGGAAAAGAAGAGAAAAAAGAGCAGCGCTCCGGCAAGGTACAGAATGCGGAAGAGGGCCTGATCGTACGCGGTTCTGAGGCAATCGAAACCGTGGTGGTCACGGGCTCGTTGATCCCGCGCAGCACCTTCGACGGTCCCGATCCCATGACCGTGATCGACGAAGAGGATATGAAAAAGCGCGGCCTGACGACCGTTGCTGAGGTCATTGATTCGATGGCGGCTAACAACGGCTATACCGAAGGTAGCTCCGGCAACCTGCTTTCCGGCTTCACCGTTGGCGCCAGCGAAGCGAACCTGCGCGGCCTCGGTTCCGGTCGCACTCTGGTGCTGGTCAATGGCCGGCGCATCGCGGATTACCCGCTGCCATTTGGTGGCGAGCAGAACGGCGCGGATCTGGGGACCATTCCGGGTACGGCCATGTCCCGTGTGGAAGTGCTCACCGGTAGCGCGTCTGCAATCTACGGCTCCGACGCTGTGGGTGGTGTAATCAATGTCATCACCAAGCGCGATATGGAGCAGACTCTGGTCACTGCCAATGTCGGCGCGTTTGAAGATGGCTACGGCTTTAACAAGGATCTCTCGTTCGTTACCGGTAAGGCCTTCGAGCGCGGCTCTGTTACCGTCAGTCTGGAGCAGCGTACCGCCAACGCCATTTCTGCCGACGAGGTGGAATATCTGGATGACCGTCGTTTCCAGGTTACCGGTATCGGTGCCAATATTCAGGATTTCGAGAACGGTTACACCGGTGCAGTTTCCCCCCTGGGCTACAGCTGTGAAGAAAACGGCCTGATCACCACCGAGACTTTCAGCGAAGATGGTGCCACCCGTTGTAACTTCGATGCCTCCCGCGGTATTGCCATGAGTTCGGATCTGGATCGGACCTCGGCATTTGTCGATGGTCGCTATCAGTTCACCGACAACATCCAGGGCTTCGCTACTGTCCTGATGTCCAAGCAGGATGTCGGTAGCTCGGTGAGCGCGTCAAACTGGAGCGGTCGTGTGATCAACGCCGACTTTACCAAGGCCGTCGATATCGGCCGCTCCTTTTCCCATGACCTGGGTTACACCACCTCGTCCTACGACCAGGAAATGTGGACCCTGATGATGGGCCTGGAAGGTGAGGTAGAACTGGGGGATAACACTTGGAGCTGGGACGTCGGTTATTCCAAGGCCCGCTACAACATGACTCAGCAATACGGTGCCATCCGCGAGGAAGTACTGCGCGAATGGTTTATGGACGGTGCCAGCGAAGTCAACGAGCTGGCACCGAATATCTACCAGGTCGACAACAGCTTCTTTGAGAGTCAACTGGTCGACAACATTTTCCGCGATGCCTCTGTGGATCGCGATGCGCTGATGGGCAAGGCGACCACCTTTGCCAGCTCCAGTGCGGACTCCATCAGCTTCAAGGTGGTAGGCGAGCTGAGCGATTTCGGTGTGCTGTACAACCCGGTGACCATGGCAATCGTCACTGACTGGGCGAGCCAGTCTACCGCGATCAACCCGGACGAACGCTCACTGAACCTGGATGGCAACGGCTGGCTCAACGTCGGTGCCATTGAGGCGGGCGGCAGCCGCGACCGCAGCGCGATCGGGGCCGAGTTCCTGATCCCGGTGGTGGAAGATCTGGAGCTGACCTTTGCCACGCGTATGGATCGTTACGACGACTCCACCGCGATTGGCGGCCGCAACACCTCCTCGCTGAAGTTTCTATACAGCCCGTTCGACACGCTGAAGTTCCGCGGCAGCTACGCGCAGACCTTCCGCGCACCGGATATGTTCAATATCTACGGTGAGTCCACTGGCTATCAGGTAGTGACCGATTTACTTGGCGGCGACTGTTTTGACGGTGAGAACTTCACCGGTGCCTGCCCGTCGTACAACGTGGTCTCTACCCGCCGCGGCCGCGACGACCTGGAAGAGGAAAGCGGTAAGGATATGGGGCTGGGTCTGATCTTCACCCCGACCAACAACGTCAACGTGGCGCTGGACTGGTACAAGGTTCGCCTGAACGATCTGGTAGTGACCGAGAGCGCCTTTGGCCTGATGGAAACCGAGTGGCGCTGTGCTTCTGGCACGCTGCAGGACAGTAGCCGCCTGTGTGAGGACGTCAGCAACCGTGTGGTTCGCGATGCGACCGGACGTGTAGAGAGCATCATTATCGAGCCGCAAAACAATGCCTACACCGAGCTGCAGGGGTTGGATGCCACCGTCAATGCAACGTTCGATTCGGTACAGTACGGCAATTTTGGTGTGCAGTTGAAGTACGTTAATACCCTGTCCTATGACTGGCTGCAGTTCGAAGGCGATGCGCCGATCGACATGAGCAGTGGCCTGCCGGGTCAGTCGGTGCCCTCCACCCGCACCAATATGACGTTCAGCTGGAGTAACCCGCTGACCGCATTTGAAACGGTGGGCGCGGCACTGTTCATCCAGCGCCAGGGACGCGTGAACAACTTCACCGGTACCAACGCAATGGAGCCTCATTACACGGCGAACCTGAGTGCGTTCTACCAGGCGAGTGCGCGTCTGAACATGGGCCTGACGGTACAGAACCTGACCAAGGCTATGCCTACCACAGACAGCAGCAGCCCGCGCTGGCCGTACTACTGGAGTCACCTGCAGAGCCCGCTGGGACGCAGCGTGAACGTTTCTTTCAGTTACTTCCTGAGTAACTGA
- a CDS encoding S9 family peptidase, with translation MKIRKIAAAALVFGAVVFTGLQGAQAKEDKNSEGVGSYAASLGEMPVPMEDLFLPVAYTNVRISPDGRHFAAGKVREDGLTDGVIIDRRTMNIKSTLQMDGSVGVTNIQWANKERVLFSFSRKSATSEGAGSSSIAAMNVDGSRKGVIWSGTNDYGGNEHASLAGKIDNDHYRVVVYPSGSGLNFPLQYIYKLNIYTGKNSRIARSPIRLAKPIFNKDGDITHWVGRLPDSFDHTVVATRRDSGDWEEKVFHNAKGVFAPVAWTREDDWMWYTDSVEAPTKGLYRVNVKTGAKKLVYRHPKVDYDKTFSDDNGNPWGALIHYDYPQVVYIDEDNHYAKTHKRLQGTFPNKVIQILNRTSDGNEWVVHVGDDRHPGSYYVYNQFDGALKFLANQAEWIDPTKIPATHPVRFNARDGLEINGYITLPVNKEAKKLPLIILPHGGPHGPRDYWGYNKERVVFANAGYAVMHVNYRGSGGYGREFLFGGYGKWGREMQDDLTDATYWAIQAGIADPERICIYGASYGGYAAMMGITKEPDLYKCGIGYVGVYDLNVFMTEGDIPLRKAGRNYLKAAVGTDAEERARRSPAANADRIEAPVFLIQGQRDVRVHWAHFDAMRDALVEQEHALETLVAPRAGHGAREQDSQKEIYCRMIDFFDRHIGDGKPTDPPASDCVPTGALGLEYKYYEGVKRG, from the coding sequence ATGAAAATACGAAAAATAGCAGCCGCCGCACTGGTTTTTGGTGCGGTCGTCTTTACCGGCCTTCAAGGGGCGCAGGCAAAGGAAGATAAAAATAGCGAGGGCGTCGGCAGCTACGCCGCAAGCCTGGGTGAAATGCCGGTGCCCATGGAAGACCTGTTCCTCCCGGTAGCGTATACCAATGTTCGCATCTCCCCCGACGGCCGACACTTTGCCGCTGGCAAAGTGCGTGAAGACGGCCTGACCGACGGGGTGATTATTGATCGCCGCACCATGAACATTAAATCCACTCTGCAGATGGATGGTTCGGTGGGCGTTACTAATATTCAGTGGGCGAACAAAGAGCGCGTTCTGTTCAGCTTTAGCAGGAAATCTGCCACTTCCGAAGGTGCCGGTTCGTCTTCCATCGCTGCGATGAACGTAGATGGCTCGCGCAAGGGAGTCATCTGGAGTGGAACCAATGATTACGGCGGTAACGAGCACGCCTCCCTGGCGGGTAAAATAGACAACGACCACTATCGGGTTGTGGTCTATCCATCCGGTTCCGGGCTCAATTTTCCGCTGCAGTATATCTACAAGCTGAATATCTACACTGGTAAGAACTCGCGCATCGCGCGTTCCCCGATCCGCCTGGCAAAACCGATCTTCAACAAAGATGGCGATATTACCCACTGGGTGGGTCGTCTGCCGGACAGCTTCGATCACACGGTCGTTGCCACCCGGAGAGACAGTGGTGATTGGGAAGAAAAAGTATTTCACAACGCCAAGGGTGTGTTTGCGCCCGTGGCCTGGACCCGCGAAGACGACTGGATGTGGTACACAGATAGCGTCGAAGCGCCTACAAAAGGTCTATACAGGGTAAACGTGAAAACCGGTGCGAAAAAACTGGTTTACCGCCATCCTAAAGTGGATTACGACAAAACCTTCAGTGATGACAACGGCAACCCATGGGGCGCGCTGATTCATTACGATTATCCTCAGGTCGTGTATATCGACGAGGACAATCACTACGCCAAGACCCATAAGCGCCTGCAGGGAACCTTCCCCAACAAGGTGATTCAGATTCTGAACCGCACCAGTGACGGCAATGAATGGGTAGTGCATGTGGGCGATGACCGCCACCCCGGTAGCTACTACGTGTACAACCAGTTTGACGGTGCACTTAAATTCCTTGCCAATCAGGCGGAGTGGATTGACCCCACTAAAATTCCGGCGACGCACCCGGTGCGCTTCAACGCCCGTGACGGACTGGAAATCAATGGCTACATTACTTTGCCTGTGAACAAAGAGGCGAAGAAGCTGCCACTGATCATCCTGCCCCATGGTGGCCCACACGGTCCGCGCGACTACTGGGGCTACAACAAGGAACGCGTGGTGTTCGCCAATGCTGGTTACGCGGTGATGCACGTGAACTACCGTGGCTCTGGTGGCTACGGGCGCGAGTTCCTGTTCGGTGGCTATGGCAAATGGGGCCGCGAGATGCAGGACGACCTGACCGATGCGACCTACTGGGCGATTCAGGCCGGTATCGCCGATCCGGAACGCATATGTATCTACGGCGCTTCCTACGGTGGCTACGCGGCGATGATGGGTATTACCAAGGAGCCCGACCTGTACAAGTGTGGTATCGGCTACGTCGGTGTGTACGACCTGAACGTCTTTATGACCGAGGGTGATATCCCCTTGCGCAAGGCTGGCCGCAACTACCTGAAAGCCGCTGTCGGCACTGATGCCGAAGAGCGCGCACGTCGTTCGCCCGCGGCCAATGCCGATCGTATTGAAGCGCCGGTGTTTCTGATTCAGGGCCAGCGTGATGTGCGTGTGCACTGGGCCCATTTCGACGCGATGCGCGATGCGCTGGTAGAGCAGGAGCATGCACTGGAAACCCTGGTGGCGCCCCGTGCCGGCCACGGTGCCCGAGAGCAGGATAGCCAGAAGGAAATCTATTGCCGCATGATCGACTTCTTCGATCGCCATATTGGCGATGGCAAGCCTACCGACCCGCCGGCGAGCGACTGTGTGCCTACGGGTGCTCTGGGCCTTGAATACAAATACTACGAGGGGGTGAAGCGTGGTTAA
- a CDS encoding energy transducer TonB, which yields MVKTLIAAASLLAVSQAFSLDWQRPDCSAFDSFRECRNAERNDYRRQKQQELRDKGLSFWYFERPDFSDNQVVEKALEDKVEGVLFFSFTVERDGSVSAVALRDQSSEEVQVYAAPILAAMKNWQFVPSETSWPDQEWRYQFFFESENCEEGSRESDCDADSAFNN from the coding sequence GTGGTTAAGACCCTGATAGCCGCCGCTTCCCTGCTTGCCGTCAGCCAGGCGTTCAGCCTGGACTGGCAGCGTCCGGACTGTTCCGCGTTCGATAGTTTCAGGGAGTGCCGCAATGCGGAGCGCAATGACTACCGCCGTCAGAAGCAGCAGGAGTTGCGCGATAAAGGGCTGTCCTTTTGGTACTTCGAACGTCCGGATTTCAGCGACAACCAAGTGGTGGAAAAGGCGCTGGAAGACAAGGTAGAGGGTGTGCTGTTTTTCTCATTCACCGTCGAGCGTGACGGCAGTGTCTCCGCTGTGGCGCTCAGGGATCAGAGCAGTGAAGAAGTGCAGGTCTATGCGGCGCCGATCCTGGCCGCGATGAAAAACTGGCAGTTTGTGCCTTCGGAAACGTCCTGGCCGGATCAGGAGTGGCGCTACCAGTTTTTCTTCGAATCCGAAAACTGTGAAGAAGGCTCGAGGGAAAGCGACTGCGATGCAGATTCTGCTTTCAACAACTGA
- the ppc gene encoding phosphoenolpyruvate carboxylase, whose translation MDQDQNAPLREDVRLLGEELGAVLRSQAGDSLYETVETIRQVAVESRSHGEMPVGKLRELLDPLDDETLLEVARAFSQFLNLANLAEQRHRERLRRRHERFPGDPDTDRGLRQVLAELKKANLDQSQVLDVLSNLSVELVLTAHPTEVTRRTLIRKYDQIADRLAELDRPDATPEERDNLRRLLREQILSAWSTDEIRRERPTPVDEAKWGFATIEQSLWQAVPQGMRDIEEELALAGLDPLPSDWVPIRFASWMGGDRDGNPNVTAGVTRQVLTLARWMAADLYLRDVENLLADLSIHRANDELLARTGPSPEPYRVLLRAVRDRLRLTREVMEARVNGTAEPEGEIYASGSQLYDELSLIDRSLREVGLAAIADGQLKDTLRRLNCFGITLLRLDIRQESTRHTDAIDAITRFLDLGSYASWGEKVKQKFLLSELESRRPLVNGAFFESEFCTDEVREVLDTCRVIAEQGPEGLGAYVISMAKTSSDVLAVMLLQKIGGVKAPMRVVPLFETLDDLNNAFATMSALLEIPFYRERVKGGQEVMIGYSDSAKDAGFLGAAWAQFRAQEALTGIFREHGIPLTLFHGRGGSISRGGSPTRMALLSQPPGSVAGRIRVTEQGEMIRVKYGRPSVAAYNLEQYIAATLEATLLPPAEPRPEWRAEMDRLTQASVGAYREVVQDDPALVSYLRTVTPETELSRLALGSRPARRKPGGGVETLRAIPWVFAWTQMRLMLPAWLGTGAALETGLEKAPQTLRAMSDQWPFFQTVVDMLEMVLAKSDTRVALWYEERLTDDAELQRLGVELRSRLARTVAALSELTGRDSLLDNNPVMRWSIRVRDPYTDPLHLLQAELMARLRTREDDPVLESALMVTIAGIAAGMRNTG comes from the coding sequence ATGGATCAAGACCAAAATGCGCCCTTGAGGGAAGATGTTCGTCTATTGGGCGAGGAGCTGGGAGCGGTATTGCGCTCGCAGGCGGGTGACTCCCTGTACGAAACGGTGGAGACCATCCGCCAGGTGGCGGTGGAGAGTCGCAGCCACGGGGAAATGCCTGTAGGAAAATTACGGGAATTGCTGGATCCGCTGGATGACGAGACCCTGCTGGAAGTCGCCCGGGCCTTCAGCCAGTTCCTCAATCTGGCCAACCTCGCCGAACAGCGCCACCGCGAGCGCCTGCGCCGCCGGCATGAGCGTTTCCCCGGAGACCCCGACACCGACCGCGGTCTGCGCCAGGTACTGGCTGAGCTGAAGAAAGCAAATCTGGACCAGTCGCAGGTACTGGATGTGCTTTCCAATCTCTCTGTCGAGCTGGTGCTGACCGCCCACCCCACCGAGGTGACTCGCCGCACCCTGATCCGCAAATACGACCAGATTGCCGACCGGCTGGCGGAGCTGGACAGGCCCGACGCCACCCCGGAGGAGCGCGACAACCTGCGTCGCCTGTTGCGCGAGCAGATTCTCTCCGCCTGGAGCACCGACGAAATCCGCCGCGAGCGTCCCACCCCTGTGGATGAAGCCAAGTGGGGCTTTGCCACCATTGAGCAATCGCTGTGGCAGGCGGTACCCCAGGGAATGCGGGATATCGAGGAGGAGCTTGCGCTGGCTGGTCTGGACCCGCTGCCCTCCGACTGGGTGCCGATCCGGTTTGCCTCCTGGATGGGGGGTGACCGCGATGGCAACCCCAATGTCACCGCCGGGGTAACCCGACAGGTGCTGACTCTGGCGCGCTGGATGGCCGCCGACCTGTATCTGCGGGATGTGGAAAACCTACTGGCAGACCTGTCCATACATCGCGCCAACGACGAGTTGCTGGCCCGCACCGGCCCCAGCCCCGAGCCCTACCGGGTGCTGTTGCGCGCGGTGCGTGATCGTCTGCGCCTCACCCGCGAGGTGATGGAGGCGAGGGTCAATGGCACTGCAGAACCTGAGGGCGAAATCTATGCCAGCGGTAGCCAGCTGTATGACGAGTTGAGCTTGATCGACCGCTCCCTGCGTGAGGTCGGCCTCGCCGCCATTGCCGACGGCCAGCTGAAAGACACCCTGCGCCGTTTGAACTGTTTTGGCATCACCCTGCTGCGCCTGGATATCCGTCAGGAGTCTACCCGCCATACGGATGCCATCGATGCCATCACCCGCTTCCTCGACCTGGGCAGCTACGCCAGCTGGGGTGAAAAGGTGAAGCAGAAGTTTCTGCTGAGCGAACTGGAAAGCCGTCGCCCGCTGGTGAATGGCGCCTTTTTCGAAAGCGAGTTCTGTACCGATGAGGTGCGCGAGGTGCTCGATACCTGCAGGGTGATCGCCGAGCAGGGCCCGGAGGGGCTGGGTGCCTATGTGATTTCCATGGCGAAAACCTCATCCGATGTACTCGCGGTCATGCTGCTGCAGAAAATAGGTGGGGTAAAAGCACCAATGCGGGTGGTGCCCCTGTTTGAAACGCTGGATGACCTCAACAACGCCTTCGCCACCATGAGTGCACTGTTGGAGATCCCGTTCTACCGCGAGCGGGTCAAGGGTGGTCAGGAAGTCATGATTGGCTACTCCGACTCCGCCAAGGATGCCGGCTTCCTCGGTGCCGCCTGGGCCCAGTTCCGCGCCCAGGAAGCGCTCACCGGAATCTTCCGCGAGCATGGCATACCGCTCACCCTGTTCCACGGGCGCGGCGGTTCTATTTCCCGCGGCGGCTCCCCCACCCGCATGGCGCTGCTGTCCCAGCCTCCGGGGTCCGTGGCCGGCCGTATCCGCGTCACTGAGCAGGGGGAAATGATCCGGGTGAAATACGGGCGCCCATCCGTGGCCGCCTACAATCTGGAGCAATATATTGCGGCGACCCTGGAGGCCACCCTGTTGCCGCCGGCAGAGCCGCGCCCGGAATGGCGCGCGGAAATGGATCGCCTGACCCAGGCTTCCGTGGGCGCCTACCGGGAGGTGGTGCAGGATGACCCGGCTTTGGTTTCTTATTTGCGCACGGTTACCCCGGAAACCGAGCTGAGCCGCCTCGCCCTCGGCAGCCGGCCCGCGCGCCGCAAGCCCGGTGGTGGTGTGGAAACCCTGCGGGCGATTCCGTGGGTATTTGCCTGGACGCAGATGCGCCTGATGCTGCCCGCGTGGCTGGGGACCGGCGCGGCCCTGGAAACCGGCCTGGAAAAAGCGCCGCAGACCCTGCGCGCCATGAGTGACCAGTGGCCGTTCTTCCAGACCGTGGTGGATATGCTGGAGATGGTGCTGGCCAAATCCGACACGCGCGTGGCGCTCTGGTATGAGGAACGCCTGACGGATGATGCCGAGCTGCAGCGCCTGGGGGTGGAATTGCGCAGCCGCCTGGCGCGTACCGTTGCCGCGCTGAGCGAGCTCACCGGACGCGACAGCCTGCTGGACAACAACCCGGTCATGCGCTGGTCCATTCGCGTGCGCGACCCTTATACGGATCCGTTGCACCTGTTGCAGGCGGAATTGATGGCGCGCCTGCGTACCCGCGAGGACGATCCGGTGCTCGAGAGCGCCCTGATGGTCACCATTGCCGGTATCGCCGCGGGAATGCGCAATACCGGGTGA
- a CDS encoding VOC family protein produces the protein MFSHIMLGANDIQESKAFYDAILGALGYKPGVIDEKGRCFYFTDTGVFALSKPINGEPASGGNGSTIGFAVKSPEQADQWHAAGLANGGTACEDPPGVREGGGMKLYLAYLRDPAGNKICALKRLES, from the coding sequence ATGTTCAGTCACATCATGCTCGGCGCAAACGATATTCAGGAATCCAAGGCGTTCTACGATGCCATTCTCGGAGCGCTTGGCTACAAGCCCGGTGTAATCGATGAGAAAGGGCGCTGTTTTTATTTTACCGATACCGGCGTGTTTGCGCTTTCCAAGCCTATTAATGGAGAGCCGGCAAGTGGCGGTAACGGCAGCACTATCGGGTTCGCGGTGAAAAGTCCGGAGCAAGCGGATCAATGGCACGCCGCGGGTCTTGCCAACGGCGGGACCGCGTGTGAAGACCCGCCCGGGGTGCGCGAAGGAGGCGGTATGAAGTTGTACCTGGCGTATTTACGCGATCCTGCAGGCAACAAGATTTGCGCATTGAAGCGCCTGGAGAGCTGA